Proteins from a genomic interval of Paenibacillus sp. 37:
- a CDS encoding BglG family transcription antiterminator — MKKIKKVLNSNVVLAEDQQKNEFILLGKGIGYGRKMGTAIEEHQADQIFIPVENIKVKEFLGLLDTISPVFVELTQKIVTYAEKELSVTLNASVYFMLMDHLSFAVERHKKNINITNRVYWEIKTYYPKEYKVGVFALQLMNQTLQTDLPVEEAANIAFHLINAQGEHSDSSDGMKFAKMIGSIVNLAKYTFNIEMDDDNVHYSRFITHINFFVERFYSGQMLNDESHVLFEHIACLHPEAMSGAFKIREYIEQVYGKAVPNEELAYLAVHLHRLINYNQLG, encoded by the coding sequence ATGAAGAAGATAAAAAAAGTATTGAATTCAAATGTGGTTTTAGCAGAGGATCAGCAAAAAAATGAATTTATCCTTCTGGGCAAAGGCATTGGATACGGAAGGAAAATGGGGACTGCTATTGAGGAGCATCAAGCAGATCAAATTTTCATTCCCGTCGAAAACATTAAAGTTAAAGAATTTCTTGGTCTTCTGGACACCATTTCTCCAGTGTTTGTGGAACTAACACAAAAGATCGTAACGTATGCGGAGAAAGAGCTTTCGGTTACCCTTAACGCGAGTGTTTATTTTATGCTGATGGACCATTTGAGTTTTGCGGTGGAAAGGCACAAGAAAAACATCAATATAACAAATCGGGTATATTGGGAAATCAAAACTTATTATCCCAAAGAATATAAAGTGGGCGTGTTTGCTCTTCAGCTGATGAATCAAACTCTACAAACGGATCTACCTGTTGAGGAAGCAGCTAATATTGCTTTTCATTTAATTAATGCTCAAGGGGAGCACAGTGACTCTTCCGACGGAATGAAATTTGCCAAGATGATCGGAAGCATCGTTAACCTGGCTAAGTATACGTTTAATATTGAGATGGACGATGATAATGTTCATTACAGTCGGTTTATCACCCATATCAATTTTTTTGTGGAACGATTTTATTCAGGTCAGATGTTGAATGATGAGAGCCACGTTCTATTCGAGCATATCGCTTGCTTGCATCCTGAGGCCATGTCAGGGGCATTTAAGATCCGAGAATATATTGAGCAAGTTTACGGAAAAGCTGTGCCAAACGAAGAGTTGGCATACCTCGCAGTACATCTGCATAGGTTAATTAACTACAATCAGCTCGGGTGA
- a CDS encoding glycoside hydrolase family 1 protein, with amino-acid sequence MKQGFPNHFLWGGATAANQCEGAFLKDGKGLSTADVMTSGDLDSPRKITESIKEGEYYPSHVGIDHYNRFKEDLSLFAEMGFKCYRLSINWTRIFPNGDEKAPNEAGLEYYDRVFDTCRAYGIEPLVTISHFETPLGLLKYGSWENRKVVDFYLNYCQVIFNRYKGKVKYWITFNEINVMSTKSWMAGGINSDDEQTRMTAAYHQFLASAKAVQLAHAIDPENKVGMMYAGHFSYPNSCDPEDMQANADFMQKMLFYCDVQCRGYYPAYKLKEFERQGIVLPILEDDLEQLLKGKVDFLSYSYYLTHVVGKDTSTEFKGLNGVKTGYTNPYLPTTEWGWTINPMGLRYSLNLLYDRYQIPLMIVENGMGAVDKVEEDRSIHDSYRIDYLRQHIEQMKKAIEIDGIPVMGYTMWSPIDIISASTGEMKKRYGLIYVDVDDYGNGTFQRIRKDSFFWYQQVIQSNGSDLG; translated from the coding sequence ATGAAACAAGGATTTCCGAATCATTTCTTATGGGGCGGCGCAACAGCCGCCAACCAGTGTGAAGGAGCATTTTTAAAAGACGGTAAAGGGTTAAGTACGGCTGATGTAATGACTTCAGGGGATTTGGATTCTCCCAGAAAAATTACTGAAAGTATTAAGGAAGGCGAATACTATCCGAGTCATGTTGGTATTGATCACTACAATCGTTTTAAGGAAGATCTTTCTTTGTTTGCCGAGATGGGATTTAAGTGTTATCGCCTGTCCATTAATTGGACACGTATTTTCCCTAATGGAGACGAAAAAGCTCCAAATGAGGCGGGATTAGAATATTACGATCGAGTATTCGATACATGCAGAGCATACGGGATTGAGCCGTTGGTCACAATATCCCATTTCGAAACACCACTTGGATTGTTGAAATATGGTTCGTGGGAAAATCGCAAGGTAGTTGACTTTTATTTAAACTACTGTCAAGTTATTTTTAATCGCTATAAAGGCAAGGTAAAGTACTGGATTACATTTAATGAGATTAATGTTATGTCAACTAAGTCCTGGATGGCTGGGGGGATTAATTCGGATGATGAGCAGACAAGAATGACTGCAGCCTATCATCAGTTTCTAGCTAGCGCTAAGGCTGTTCAGCTTGCGCATGCGATTGACCCGGAAAATAAAGTCGGAATGATGTATGCTGGACACTTTTCGTATCCCAACAGTTGTGATCCCGAAGATATGCAAGCTAATGCTGATTTCATGCAGAAGATGTTGTTTTATTGCGACGTACAATGTCGAGGTTATTATCCGGCATACAAGTTAAAGGAATTTGAACGGCAGGGGATTGTTTTGCCTATTCTGGAAGATGATTTGGAACAATTATTGAAAGGAAAAGTTGACTTTCTGTCGTACAGTTATTACTTAACACATGTCGTCGGGAAGGACACCAGTACAGAGTTTAAAGGACTAAATGGAGTGAAAACAGGATACACAAACCCTTATCTGCCAACAACAGAATGGGGATGGACTATCAATCCGATGGGACTTCGGTATTCGTTAAATCTACTCTATGACCGCTATCAAATTCCGCTGATGATCGTGGAGAATGGAATGGGCGCGGTCGACAAAGTCGAGGAAGACCGGAGTATCCATGATTCGTATCGAATCGATTATTTGCGCCAACATATAGAGCAGATGAAAAAGGCCATTGAGATCGACGGTATTCCTGTAATGGGGTATACCATGTGGTCACCGATCGATATTATCTCGGCGAGCACGGGTGAAATGAAGAAAAGATACGGACTAATATATGTGGATGTGGATGATTATGGAAATGGGACATTTCAACGAATCAGGAAAGACTCGTTCTTTTGGTATCAGCAAGTGATTCAGTCGAATGGTAGCGATCTCGGTTAA
- a CDS encoding LacI family DNA-binding transcriptional regulator, with product MANISEIARLAGVSTATISRVINRHPYVSESTRKKVIEIMEQLDYVPNGNAISLKKGATCLIGIVAVAFNPLLIRFMQAFTQSAEKHGFNITLFITNGQVEKELVALEMLKRKQLDAIVCVLRSNEWKVIESYTKYGPIVTWQRLENSYIPSVFMDQYEAYRIGLEHLYLKGYREILSVYPISNGLNTKERMRAYADFITKYKLTVDFPNFQDKIYVRDGEELAKWWIAQTNRPDAIFCANDEVAAGFIAELRRSKFSVPGDVGIIGFDNTEVAHLFDLTTIHYPVDQQAENAFTIIQNMLDTTTKELIPLKYTLVERQST from the coding sequence ATGGCAAATATCAGCGAGATTGCCCGTTTGGCGGGTGTATCCACTGCAACCATTTCACGTGTTATTAATAGGCATCCGTACGTAAGCGAATCAACCAGAAAGAAAGTAATTGAAATCATGGAACAACTGGATTATGTACCTAACGGCAATGCAATATCTCTAAAAAAGGGCGCTACCTGTTTGATTGGAATTGTTGCAGTCGCTTTCAATCCGCTACTTATCAGATTCATGCAGGCCTTCACCCAGTCTGCCGAGAAACACGGATTCAACATCACTCTGTTCATTACGAATGGTCAGGTAGAGAAAGAACTGGTGGCACTCGAAATGCTGAAACGGAAACAACTGGACGCTATAGTATGCGTGCTCCGAAGCAATGAGTGGAAGGTTATCGAATCCTATACCAAATATGGCCCGATCGTCACGTGGCAGCGGCTTGAAAACAGTTATATCCCCTCTGTGTTTATGGATCAATATGAAGCATATAGGATTGGACTCGAACACTTATACCTCAAAGGATACAGAGAGATCCTTAGTGTATATCCCATATCTAACGGACTTAACACAAAAGAGCGCATGAGAGCATACGCTGACTTTATTACCAAATATAAATTGACGGTGGACTTCCCGAATTTTCAGGATAAGATTTATGTGCGAGACGGAGAAGAACTTGCAAAATGGTGGATTGCACAAACAAACAGACCTGATGCTATTTTTTGTGCTAATGATGAGGTTGCAGCCGGATTTATTGCTGAACTACGGAGGTCTAAATTTTCGGTTCCAGGGGACGTTGGGATCATCGGATTTGATAATACCGAGGTGGCTCATTTATTCGATTTGACGACAATTCATTATCCAGTTGATCAGCAAGCAGAGAATGCTTTCACGATTATTCAAAACATGCTTGATACCACTACCAAAGAGTTAATCCCTCTGAAATATACTTTAGTTGAACGACAATCAACATGA